The DNA segment TTATTTCCTTCACGATGGTTCGATTGGTGACCTCGGTGATTCCATTAGATTAGGGGTAACATACGAATGtgaatatgtttttaatgcTCAAGCCTTCACAAAAGTTCTTAAACTCAGAACAGTTGAACTGTTTGCCATTATCGGTGATAATTATATGGGGATCCCAAATCGAGATACAATCCCTACCACCACAAAATCAACGATCTGATCAGCGGTGATGGTTGATACGGCTTCTACTTCGACCCACTTTGTGAAGTGATCGGCTGCCACAATCATGAACTTTCGCTGCTTGGTTGTTATTGGGAATGTTgccactatatcaattccccatgttgcaAATGGTCATCCTTCCCAAACGAGCGTTTAGAAGCCTTTTAGGTAATGTGAATATCATTAGCATGAATATAGCAGTTATGGCATGTTTCTACTAGTTTTCTAGCGTCTTGTTCCGCACTTAACCGAAAATATCCCATTAGTCGGGCCTTTCTGAAATTGTGGCGGATACTTCATGTGCTACACATATCCCATCATGTAACTCTTGTAACACGTAGTGACCTTCCTCTTTTGTTatgcatttcaaccaaggttggTTAAAAGACTTACGATACAGTTGTTCACTTATAATTGCATAATGGGCTGCCTTTTTTACTACCTTTTTGCCTCTTCCTTATCCTCGGGCATGATACTTGAATTAGGTACTAGAGCAGGGGTATTCGGCAATCCTCGGTTGTCGTAGTTACCATTGCTACAACTTCTTTGGCATATGATGGTTTGGTTTTCACTTCGAATGGGCAGGTGATTGTCTTCCATTGGTCAAGACTAGAGGAGAATTTAGCCAAATGATTTGCTTCTATGTTAGATCCATGTCGTACATGTATCATCTCCCATTTCACATCCTTTTCTTCAATAACATGAATGAGGTTGCGAGCCTCCTCAACATATAGGTGCATGATTTCATCTTTAACTGCGTAGTTCTTAGTGATTTGGTTGACCACCAACTGTGAATCACTATAAATCATAATATGCTCTATAGCTATTTCTTTCAACAACTATAGCCCCAATATCACTGCTTCATACTTTGCAGCACTGTTGGTGGTGGAAAGGCCAATTTTGCAGCATATGGGATGTGGATGAGTTATGGTCCTCATATCACGACACTAATTCCTGCTCCTTCAACAGATGACGCTCCATCTGTGTATATTGACCATTCTTCCTTTCTTGCCTCAAGTGAATCTTTAGCCTCCTCCATAAATTCATTAACAAAGTCCACCAAGACCTAGCTTTTAAAGGCGGATCTCCCTTCATATCGAATGTCAAATTCTCCTAGTCGTAtagaccattccatcaatctccctcATGTTTCTGGTTTTTGCAATACTTTTCGCATTAGGATACTGGTTTGTACTATTATGGTATGTGCCTGAAAGTAAGGTCTGAGGCGGATAGAAGTAGCTACAACCGCAGATTTATCCCGACGAGAGCAAGAGTAACAATACGGTTAATAATGCTACAGCCACAGGGAGCAAGGGCCATCTTATCCAATTTGGAGTATTTGGTTTCTGCATCTTTCAACACTTTACTAACATAATAGATGCAATATTGATACAGATCTCAGAATTGACTTCCTCGTCAAAGGAGGTTCATTCAGAAATTGCTTTATGCCCACAAAGGTATATTGGCAGTCTGGTGTCCATCCgaatatttttgctttttattacTTCTAGCTGAACATGATATGGATCGCCACAAGGTTATGGTTTGCCCATTTAACCTTTGCACTTCTCTGACATTCTGCGGAGCTTTCATTTCTAACaatgcttttattttatctggattcGCCCCCATCCTTTCTTGCTAATGACAGCCTAAGAATTTTCTTGAACTGGCTCCGAATGTGTATTTCTTAGGGTTGAGCTTCACATTATATCGTCGAAGAACTTGTAAAATCTCTTTTATATCCTCTGCATGCTTCTCCATGGAAAAgattttgatgatcatgtcatcggCACACACAGAAAAATTGTTGCAATCTTTCCATTCGAAGATcttattcattattctttgataTGTTGCTCCTACATTCTTCAACCAAAAAGCATAACTTTGAAGCAGTAAGTAGCTTGATGAGTAACGAAGGAGGTCTTGAAGGGAATATGGATCGCTAAGTGTCTGATGGAGATTAATGCTTCAGTCTGCGAAAGGAATGGTCTTCCTAGAATGACATTATACGTTAATTGTCCCTCCATGATGGAAACCTCTAGGTCTACCTTCCCGGTTTGATTATCATCTTCCATCTTGCACTCCAATATTACTTGGCCTTTGATCTGTATCATATGTCCAGTCACTCCGCTCAATTCGTACTAGATCTACTTTCAGCTTGACGAATGCTCCCTCAGTGATAACATTGCAGGAACTTCCGATGTCGATCATCACATGTTTCAtatcccatccttcaatggtcATAAATATCACCAAAGCATGCGCATGTGGGGAGGTAACTTTTCCTAATTCGGCGAATGAACGGTTGACGGCATTATGTATCTTAACATCATCAGCCCGTGGAGAGGATGGCTTGGATCTTTTAATTTGAGGTTCGTATCATGGTCCGCTGGCTATGACATTTATCACGCCTTTTAATTTCTGATTTTTCTAAACAGGCTTCTGCTTGCCTTCCTCAGTATCTTGGAAGCTTCGAACAAATCTGTCCAGCTTGTCTCTTTCTATCAACTTTTCTATTTCTTTAGATAGTTCCCAACAGGGCTCCGTATCATGGTCGTTGATTCTGTGGAACTGACAATATGCTCTAGAGCTTCGTCCGACATTCTTTCCTGCCTTGGAGATAGGATACTAAATATCTCGTTCATACAGACTTTTCTCGATCTATGTAAGGATTTTTTTAGGAGCGTTTAATGGAGTGTATACTTGTTCTAAAATGTTACGCCTATTTTTTAGAGGCGTATCTCGAGggacttcttttcctttattttcacaTTTGCGGCTTTTTAACGTTACCTTCTGTTCCCTCTTTATATCATCCAAAACCATGAACTTTTTAGACATGTCAATCAGTTCCATAAAGGTTTTGGGGCGATTTGTGACTAAGTCTTCCCTTAATCTCTCACATGTGGTGTTGCGGATCACTGCTTCTATGGCGGTAATAGAGATCAACCCGTGTGATCTAAACACACAGTTGGTTGAATTTATCAATGTACTCCCTCAAGGGTTGATCTTCTCCTTGCACCAGATCATATAGTTTTCTGCATGAGGGAATACATCCAGTGAACTTAGCACAAAATTCTCGGCTCAACTGTTCTCATCCATCAATTGACCTTGGAACAAGGGATTCGAGCTAGTTAAAAATTGAACCAATAATGGTCATTGAGAAGATTCGGTATATGATTCCTTCATTAGTATCACAAAAGTCCATAAGCTCTTTGTATTGGCGGACGTGGGCTTTTGGGTTGCCTTCTCCCTCGTAATGTAGCAAGGTGGGAGGTTTGAACCTTCTATCTTTCTCATAACTTAAGATCCGCGAGGAGAATGGCGATTCTTTATGAGAGGGAGTTGGCTTGTTCGCTAAGTATCCGTAACTCAACAAGGAATCGAGCACACACCTGTCCAAGTCATCATATGTTCCTTCTATACTGGTGGGTTTGGGAGTTGAATAATTCGTTCTCCTATTCCTAAATCTCTCCATTGCTGGTTGGGATCTTATTATGACGCATGTATGAGGAGAATTCTAGCACGGATCCCATAACATGGCCTCCCTGGACAGTAGGCGGTAAGTTAGTATAAAGATGTTCACTTATCCATGAGATAGGACGTGCATTGCCAGATCCATGCAACACACCCCTGGTTGTGTATTCATGGGGATATGAGTTTAGTTCTAGGCAGATGTTACAAGTCTTTCAGCTATGTCTCCAAATATCACAATTAAGCTGTTTCCTGCTTCCTAGCTCATATTAGCTGCGACAATGGCTCCAGGGTCAAAACCTTCTGATGAAGTCCATTCCTTTCCCAAAAATATGGTAATAGTAAGTAGAATATTTTATCTTTTATGGTTGAATGTGAAATAATATTCAGTGAAACAAGAAATAATTGCTATTTCAATGAATTTGAAAAttgtatataataagaaaatatCGCAAAATCAGAAATAGATGAAACGTTTGTATTGTAGCAATTAGATCCAGAACACTTGTTCTGGTGTACATAATTAATGCATAAAGATATAAGAATTGTGTTTCTATGACTACAAATTGTATAGTCATtatccacttttttttttttttgaaatgggCTGAATTTGTAAGTTTGGAGCTTCAATTCTCAAATTTGTAATATGTAGGTTTCTAAGTACTAATCATCATAATAATTGAAACTGATTTTCTGTGTGGTAGGCTTAACCACTATTTGGcccttgacctatccaaaattttgttatttggcgtctaacctattatttggttacaTTTGGCTATTGACCTATCCCAATTGGTGTAATTTCACATAATTTAAATGGAGACTTAACATAATTGTTATTCTATTAACacgtaacgatattttgacacttaaatttgataaattttagtatagagatttgtttttatatgtttttcttttttaatctaattaattattttgaaataagAGAATTTATGTGACAAATAAACTTCAAgtatgtcaaaatatcattacATACGAggggataagggttttgtcaaGTTTCCATCTAAATTGggtaaaatttcaccaattgggatagtttAGGGGCCAAATGTAACCGAATAATAGATCAGGgaccaaatgacaaaattttgaatagGTCAGGGGCTCCTATGTGGTAAGATAAGATGTTCAAAAATTGTGTTTACTACGCCAAATGAGGCACTAGTCTAGGATACATATAATTCAGATTAATGTTCATCTCAATGTGCACTAACTAGGTGATGGCGCTCCTCTTTTTCAAACTGTAGTCCCATGgaaaatggaaaataaataaaatgacaaCGGTGGCAAAAAGAAGAAACATGTTGAAATGGTAAGTTTATTAAAACAAGTATCCAACACCATGAGATGAACAGTGTTATATTTTACTCAGAAACATCACAACAACTTGTAATATTAGCATCCAAACAGGTGAACATGTTATATTACTGTGTGAGCAGAGCAGTCAAGTAAGTCTAATGTATTCAAGGTTTGCAAATACCTTTACACAGATAGGTAGCGATTCATCCATGATTTACAGCGAGACCATGCCATCTCGgcagcagcttcatcttcatCTGGCATTCCCATGCTCTTCCTCCTCTTCAGACCTTCTGTAGACCGATTCATAAAAGCATGTGCATTTCCAGGATAAATGTGCACCTCATAAGGAACTCCTGATGCTTTCAGCTTTTCTTCCAAACCCTTGGCAGCCTGTCAAATTAAAATCCCATCCCAGCATTTTTAATTGCATTACTTCTTTTTTTGAGACtaaaatcaatatatatatatatattgcacaTGCATTTCCACGCATAAGcactttaatatattttggtTCAATAACCTCGTCCTTCTCTACTGCATTTCCAAATTAATAATGGACCCTAAAAGATCACAATTAATAATGTTACAGTAACAATTGTATTCATCAGGCATCAGAAACAATTATCAAAGAGGGCTACAAAGGATAGACACTAGATCATAATTATTTTTCTAATCCATGTTGGCTATATCAAACATAACAAGATGGAATAAAGCTAAAACTAACTACAATCTGTCCATCATATTCAAGCAGCACTAGTGAGCACGTAGTCAAAACTTTCCAGAAAGAGTAGTTCTATGATATCAAAATCATTTGCTAATCTTATATACTATCTATCAACTTCCGTGATCACTACACTCTTTGAGGACATTTATCTGACAGTTATGATGATTCATGCAGGACAAGGGATCAAGAAAAGACCTTGCAACTAAAGTTCTGCCATCATAGACCCTTCATCTAGTAACATCTAACTAGTCCAATGATACAACGCATTATATTTCAGCGAGTTAACCAGAAGAATAAAACAGAAGCAAGAAAAAAGGATGCATATGCCAAGATGCAGATCACTTGAATCATATATCATTCAGGAAAACCATTGCAGTAATTAAGAGTGACTTAGATAAAAGCTCTGATTAACCAAAGATGGGAGCAAGCAAATCCAGAGAGAAAGTAAGCATGTAGTGCTTTCACACACACAACCCATCTCTCTCCAAACCTAACATGGTTGTTTCCTTTCTATTCTATCATAGCACCCATTTTGAAAAGACTGTAACCTGAGGTTCTATTCTATACTCACTCCCTACCCTACTCCTCTACCCTCACCCAAGAAGCCTAAGAGCAGTGGATGGGTTTCATATTTAATGATTTCTCTATAATGCAGTGCAGCTGAGAGAGTGAACATGTGCAACGAAAATTCCATTCAGGACTAAGCCCACATTCAGCAAACAAGCAAGTATTTCATGGGTTACTTAGTGAAATGGAGCTGAAAAATTAAACATTTGAGAAGGAACAAAATTATGTTGCAGAAATGCTCCAGAATCAGcctaggaaaaataaatttaagaaTAACCAATGCTAAACGAATCATACCGTAACATCTGAAAATCCAACAAAATTGTCAAGCTCTCCAAAATGAGCTTGGATAGGTGCCTTAGCCTGGGCAGGGTCTGCAAGTTCTGATGAAGGAACACCATAAAACGCGACAACAGCATCAACCTCAGGAACCAAAACAGAACTTGCAATAGAAAGTGCACCTCCCATGCAAAACCCAGTTACCCCTACCTGTAACAATTTATTACATGATTAGCAGGAAACCAATTGAAACATTATGAAGTCAATATACCGAggagaatttaaaaaaaaataataataaaggaaCAAAACCTTCACCAAATATTGAAGTTTTATCGAAGATCACTAGAAGAGGACTAGATTAccttttaaaagaaaataatctATCTTTCTCATCCTCGGTATTTAAAGAATATTTGAATACTAAAAGAGTCATTTACAACTTTTAAGATCAAACTTGTCTTGTCAAGGATGTTGAAGGCATAATTTAGAAAATTTAAATCAAGATAAGCTATGAGTAACTCATTACTGAAATGTATAAGGCAGACTTGTTGTTGTCATCTAATCTCATTTTATGTAAGCACCAAAACAACCTGTTTATTATTGTATAATTTTCTTCCACAAAACATGATGTTTGacaaaaaatgaaaatcaagtgctgaaaaaataagtaatgtattttaagtgttgaatattataaatgatgAAACTATTAAATGATGTAATTGTTTAATAATTACTAAAAATAagtattgaatttaaaaatattagttgataatgttcaacttaaaatttcaagttaaatattttgacttacaaAATAGGTGACTTTTTGTATTTAACTGAAATTTTTAAGTGGTGTTATCAAACAGGCAAAAGACCAATAGcacttaatatattaatttgtaGTGCTTAATTCGGTTATCAAACAGCCCCAGGAGTCCAAGATGCTAAGCTGGTGAATTCATAAAGTTGAATGATACACAAAGTCCAGCTTAAAGTTCATAAATAAATACAACAATAAGATGAACCAGACAGTAGCATTTTATAGTCAGGTAAtagggaaaaaaaaaacaaataacaaatgaTTGTAATTTAAAAGAAACCTTCTTTGAACCATTGGCCTTGAGCCAATTAACTGAAGCACGGATATCTTTAACTGCCCCTTGCCAATCAAGACCATCCATCAAATGTTGAGCTTCAGCAACTTCCAGGCCAACCTTTCCTCGAAACAAACTGAAACACCAACAAGAGAATAAGTGGAACCATGGATACGTAGAACAAGTGGAACCATTTCCATGAGTACAACCAGAAATAGATGCTTACTCGGGGATAAGTGCCTTAAACCCAGGTTCCAATTGGGAGATTTTAACAGCATGATTCTTGATCTCAAAATCCACACCCCACCACTCTTGAAGCACAACAATACCAGGAGCATCTTCTTTGCCAACCACGTAGGCATCAAATGTCTGATCCCAAAATTAACAAAtgagtttataaattataatcaaactAGAAGTACTTAACCTAATGGGGTACTCTGTGCCTACAAAAATTTTTGATTTACATCTTTTTCCACTCAAAGGATTCATCTCATGTAGAATTACAATTGGAATAAGTCCTTGTCTTATTAAAATGGAGCCCGCCATTTTCTGTACAACTTAAGGAAACTCAAGAACACAAAATGACACATAGAAGAAAATCAAATCAGAGTTCAACATAGTCGATTACCAAGTCACTTGATAACAATTTATTTCAGAACATCGAACAGATAATCGCCTCCTAAAAATGCgataaaatgatttattttaaaaataaaaaaaaaaaaaaaaattccatcaGAATAAGCCCAATTACGACGTCGACCACAAAATTACCCTGAAGTAACAGAAGCTCCTAACCAAATACTCCCAAAATAGCACAAATTATTTACGAAAAAGAAAATCGATTCCTTACAGTATCGTCTCTGTGAATTTGGATTTTCTTGAATGGAGCAGAAGTCGAGTCCGCCATTCCACGAACCTGTAAACGGGAAGCGGAGAGAGAAGGAAAGGAAATACGCAGAAGAGAAAAGGCAGTAGGAAAATGGGAAGCGAAAATTCTAGAGGACGAAGATGGTGACAGTGTAGCAACTGGCAGCATTAGTAAGGTGTGGAGATTTAATAAGATCTAACGGTGGATTATGCATGTGAACCTATAAATATGTATTGGGGTATCGGGTAGGGGTCAGCAAAACCAAATTGaaaaccaaaaattaaaaaaaccgAACTAAAAAAACTCAACCAATCCAAATCAATTTATAATTCGATTCAATTCGATATGCGATTTAGAGTGGAATTAGTTTCCGGTTCAGTTTTGTTCGATTTTTAAACTGAAGAAAACCAAACTGAAAAGGGttcatatgttatgtttttcgATTACAATGTCATTTTGTTCATTTACATGCTAAATGCTAACTAATATTCGTATTATTAGTATAGTGCATGTGCGTTATACGGGTAGATACATTTTttgtatataaatttaatatttttatattttttaaattttatatcatctacgtatagTGATATTaatgttttgttaaaaaataatttaaatttacaaattgtaaataaattaacaaacatACATTTataatctatctatatataatctaAATCTGAAGATACAAATGATGATGTGTCACTATTTCCTAAGCACATAGCTGATGTGTTTTTTTTCTCCCTCGTTTAAGTTTAAATCATTTTTAATTGatcatttatttaaaaaaaaaattagaataatccTAAATGTTCATTACGtgatagagaaaaaaaaatataatgatcGTATATTGAAAATTGCTTCCATCAAGTGTTGGTTCAATCCGCTTCCATCAAGTTCTTCATCTTTCAAATTCAAAACGGCTCGCTTTCTCTCAGTTATCTACCAATTTTCCTCAATTGTTCCTTCATTACCCATTACAATAGTTGTTTTAATCTCTCTGCATCATATGGTCTTCTCTCTTACCATGTGCATCAAATGTTTCATGATAGGTGGAAAATGCTAACCATCTTGATTCTTTGTTCAACTACGGTCAGTTTTATTTATCTGTATGCGTTTAATTAGGGTTTCAAATTATGCATTTTCATTTAGCTAACATTTTTGTATTCAACCGAagttaattttgatttacatcttattttttgaattatgATTTGTCATTCGCAACATGTCTCTCAATTTTTGATCCATCTCCCTATACTATTTCACTCTGACTAAAATCTTATGTATTCTTGCTAATGCAGTTGATTTTCATTAACTTTACTCTAACTGAAAATGTCTGGCACACATGAATGCAGGTAGGTATGGAATCTTACTGTCATATTTCTTCAACAAAAGCCAATATAAGTCGTATTCTAATATATTCTAGGAATcttattttttagatttatatGGTTTTAAGCATTTGGTGTATTAGGGCCATGCGTTCAATTAGGTGTATTTTGGATATGACTTGCTCAACTCAATAGCATAGATTAGCTTTGTTAATCTTATCTATTGAAGTTGCCAATTCTTTTAAACTCTGATTAGGATGATCACACGCTTAATTTACACTTTTCATCTTAGTCCTCGGGCTTAACTGCATTAGGATTAGGAATTTTGGCTCTCTCATCCCAGTCCTCAGGCTTCTTATCATCTGGATCAGGAATTGTCTTGGGAGGAATTAGAGCAGGTTCAAAATCATCTTATGACAGGAAATTTGCCTTTTTTTCTCCTCTCCATCAACTAAAATTTGTAGTTCAATGGCAGTGTATATAGTTTGTATGTCAATGGAAATAGGCAATCATAGGGCAGCGGAAAtagaaatttttttacctatttccttaaaccaagatccgttaatcgttatttcatataaagaatgatagaaggaaataccttataTGACGtactatctaccgttgctaacgaagtgccctcaactctagttccgagttcacgagcacaaagaaaaacacaagaACAGATCAGTCAGAATCCTAACCAAAAGAAAACAATCAGTAAAGATtgtctctaacaaatcaacacaagatcaaagagaaaaaggaagagaTAGAATTAATCGGATGGAAGCAAGCGGAGCAATTTCTTCCTCTACGGTAGGggttcgaaattctctctctctagtGGATTAGGGTTTGCCGAAATTCTCCTATAAAGGGGGTATAAatagcctcttgtatctaaaccctagttagatagaattaggttacttatttagagatttattctaaataatatTCTATTAATactatctataattatatctaaatataaagataatatttagTTGTTTGAtagaataataattagaagaaacataatcacattaaaccttctaatttaattatcctataattaatttaaccacaattataatctaatcataattgtctaaaataaattaattcccacatGTGCAAAACCCATGCACAATTTGCCACCCCCTTTCCTTATTGGGCCTTGAAAACtattttgggcttccatctattaattataatccattcctctttttggttctaagtcttatgtgtgacctattaggttcttattgctactagccgtatacaaccattaaattaattttccaaaattatatttaatctttgtataacgggaTGAGTGCGCAGACTGTGAATAGCAGAACCATAAACATTCCCCcaaagctataagaagacaggttgatttcgtcgttaacctttctgtattaagtgcggtataattcgatcctttatcaactacatccttgaactgaatcttatgactatggattatgtcaagccatatatagcgagacgttcgttttacttgtacatgtcgagttaactctgaatagatagattaagtgaaatcttTATTTCAACCCTTAATcaatcaccttgcaaggatttagagttaagtcttccacaagtgatccctGGATATATCTctcatttatcaggagtgacaaatgctcaatccaatattaactattctgcaattacttcatg comes from the Euphorbia lathyris chromosome 5, ddEupLath1.1, whole genome shotgun sequence genome and includes:
- the LOC136230463 gene encoding uncharacterized protein, which translates into the protein MLPVATLSPSSSSRIFASHFPTAFSLLRISFPSLSASRLQVRGMADSTSAPFKKIQIHRDDTTFDAYVVGKEDAPGIVVLQEWWGVDFEIKNHAVKISQLEPGFKALIPDLFRGKVGLEVAEAQHLMDGLDWQGAVKDIRASVNWLKANGSKKVGVTGFCMGGALSIASSVLVPEVDAVVAFYGVPSSELADPAQAKAPIQAHFGELDNFVGFSDVTAAKGLEEKLKASGVPYEVHIYPGNAHAFMNRSTEGLKRRKSMGMPDEDEAAAEMAWSRCKSWMNRYLSV